The Daucus carota subsp. sativus chromosome 9, DH1 v3.0, whole genome shotgun sequence genome window below encodes:
- the LOC108202434 gene encoding pentatricopeptide repeat-containing protein At4g21065, producing MNKNSSICKMQFSQKNTNTISKIMWGIVLRSRIERTIPFHSFHLRHYSSSHSQLPNYVHANLLKNGTFGELSVTNYVLSLYIKSKDLVCAFQVFDEMLDRDVRSWTMIISGLVQVGSCRMALDMFTDMHKEGIVPNHFTFSSVLKCCSTLNEVRMGKSVHGWIVCNGVFVDTALENSVLDFYVKCGSFDSAKLYFELMTDKDIVSWNIMINAYMQIGDMETALGVFRRLPVKDASSWNTIIRGHLQNDNYGIAMELLYEMVKSGTALSKETFSIAFGLVASLTALDLGMQIHGRLLRSGIHHDGFLRNSLVDFYSKCGEMEKASFVYQGFPKCNASDRCSKNNNKSLPHSFSQSLVTGYVQNGKLQEALKMFTTMVTDRFEVDKFTLTSIVTGCANAGLLELGQLIHAQIVKAGQPFDIFLSSSMIDMYAKCGELDDAWSIFRETKVRNTVLWTSVISGYGLHGRGRDAIQMFNWMLAEGIKPNEISFVGLLTACSHAGLLNEGMHYFMVMKEEFGIKPQVEHFTCMVDLFGRSGRLDGIKDFISKNKISNVASVWRSFLSSCRIHKNIEMAKWVSDKLFELEPPTAGSYILLSNTCASGDKWDDVAQVRGLMKDMGLTKHPGQSWIQLKNQVHSFVMGDRSHPEEAAIYSYLSELIQRLKEIGYSTEANIVMQDVEEEQKELLLAFHSEKLAIAYALMKTSTGSPIRIMKNLRVCTDCHSFMKCTSLLLEREIVVRDLRRFHHFKHGHCSCGDYW from the coding sequence ATGAATAAAAATTCTTCAATATGCAAAATGCAATTTAGTCAAAAAAATACTAATacgatttcaaaaataatgtgggGCATTGTCTTGCGCTCTCGTATCGAAAGAACAATACCATTTCATTCATTCCATTTGCGTCACTACTCGTCATCACATTCTCAACTCCCAAACTATGTTCATGCCAATTTACTCAAGAACGGGACTTTTGGGGAGTTAAGTGTCACTAATTATGTGCTCAGTCTTTATATAAAGTCTAAAGATTTGGTCTGTGCGTTTcaagtgtttgatgaaatgcttgACAGAGATGTTCGGTCATGGACAATGATCATTTCAGGTTTGGTGCAAGTTGGCTCGTGTCGAATGGCATTAGATATGTTTACTGACATGCACAAGGAAGGCATTGTGCCCAATCATTTTACGTTTTCCAGTGTTCTCAAGTGTTGTTCGACGTTGAATGAGGTTCGAATGGGGAAGTCGGTTCATGGGTGGATAGTGTGTAATGGAGTTTTCGTAGATACTGCATTGGAGAATTCTGTTCTTGatttttatgtgaaatgtgGGTCTTTTGATTCTGCGAAGTTATATTTTGAGTTGATGACTGATAAAGACATTGTATCATGGAACATTATGATTAATGCGTATATGCAGATTGGCGATATGGAGACTGCCCTTGGTGTGTTCCGAAGGTTGCCTGTTAAGGATGCTTCAAGTTGGAATACAATCATTAGAGGGCATCTACAAAATGATAACTATGGTATTGCAATGGAGCTTCTGTATGAAATGGTCAAAAGTGGAACTGCTCTTAGCAAAGAAACTTTCTCCATAGCCTTTGGTTTAGTAGCTTCGTTAACAGCATTGGATTTAGGAATGCAAATTCATGGCCGGCTGCTGCGCAGTGGAATTCATCATGATGGCTTTTTGAGAAACTCACTTGTTGATTTTTATTCCAAGTGTGGGGAAATGGAGAAGGCTTCATTTGTTTATCAGGGATTTCCTAAATGTAATGCAAGTGACCGGTGCTCCAAAAATAATAACAAGTCACTGCCTCATTCTTTTTCACAAAGTTTGGTTACTGGTTATGTTCAAAACGGAAAGTTGCAAGAAGCTTTAAAGATGTTCACTACAATGGTCACTGATAGGTTTGAGGTGGACAAGTTTACACTTACAAGCATTGTTACCGGTTGTGCTAATGCTGGTCTTTTGGAGCTTGGCCAGCTGATTCATGCTCAGATCGTGAAAGCCGGTCAaccttttgatattttcttaaGTTCCTCGATGATTGACATGTATGCTAAATGTGGAGAACTAGATGATGCTTGGTCAATATTTAGAGAAACAAAAGTTCGGAATACTGTGTTGTGGACCTCAGTTATATCTGGTTATGGCTTACATGGGCGTGGGAGGGATGCTATTCAGATGTTCAATTGGATGTTAGCTGAGGGTATAAAACCAAATGAAATTAGTTTCGTTGGACTCTTAACTGCATGTAGTCATGCAGGTTTGTTAAATGAAGGCATGCACTATTTTATGGTAATGAAAGAAGAATTTGGCATCAAACCTCAAGTTGAACATTTCACTTGTATGGTAGATTTGTTTGGGCGTTCTGGCCGTTTAGACGGCATAAAGGATTTCATTTCAAAGAATAAGATCTCAAATGTCGCTTCAGTTTGGAGATCATTCTTGTCCTCCTGCcgaattcacaaaaatatagaGATGGCAAAGTGGGTTTCTGACAAACTCTTTGAACTTGAGCCACCAACAGCTGGATCTTATATTTTGTTATCAAACACGTGTGCTTCTGGTGACAAATGGGATGATGTTGCTCAAGTAAGAGGTTTGATGAAAGATATGGGACTTACGAAGCACCCTGGTCAATCTTGGATCCAGTTGAAAAATCAAGTCCACAGTTTTGTCATGGGGGATAGGTCACATCCAGAAGAAGCTGCAATTTATTCTTACTTGAGCGAGCTAATTCAAAGACTAAAGGAAATTGGTTATTCAACTGAAGCCAATATTGTGATGcaagatgttgaagaagaacaaaaagaaTTACTTCTTGCATTTCACAGCGAGAAACTTGCTATAGCTTATGCCCTCATGAAAACTAGCACTGGATCACCTATTCGAATTATGAAAAACCTACGAGTTTGTACCGACTGTCATAGCTTCATGAAGTGTACGTCTTTACTTTTAGAAAGAGAAATTGTTGTTCGAGATTTACGTCGCTTTCATCATTTCAAGCACGGTCACTGTTCTTGTGGAGATTATTGGTAA